The following are encoded in a window of Candidatus Taylorbacteria bacterium genomic DNA:
- a CDS encoding S1 RNA-binding domain-containing protein gives MAFFRLRKTPKKESEEEAKKETKEAVEPKKEEKEPETIPITALIPKEEIKKEEKVAQKVAKKDAPIHGTKSSVATSATQPTSPSTAPGTPAKKESMMTSIIENTKTPPSVGDIVEGKVISNDKSGVYIDLSPIGTGIIFGREYINARDIIKKVLVGDTIAAKVVDTENKDGYIELSLKEARQALIWNEAEDAIREKQVLELPVKEANKGGLIIEWQGISGFLPASQLKSDHYPRVADGDKDKILDELRKLVGQKISVSIISASPKEGKLIFSEKNREEKDKEKIIEHYTVGDEIQGEITGVVDFGVFVKIEEGLEGLVHISEIDWSLVEDPKALFKVRDKVKVKIIEIKEGKISLSIKALKENPWVAASNKFKKGDVVSGVVIKFNRHGALASIEEGIAGLVHISEFGSEEKLREKLELGKSYTFKITLFDTKEQKMALSFVEQK, from the coding sequence ATGGCATTTTTTAGACTAAGAAAAACTCCCAAAAAAGAATCGGAAGAGGAAGCAAAAAAAGAGACGAAAGAGGCGGTGGAACCGAAAAAAGAAGAGAAAGAACCTGAAACAATTCCGATAACTGCCCTTATCCCGAAAGAAGAAATAAAAAAAGAGGAAAAAGTAGCTCAAAAGGTCGCAAAAAAAGACGCCCCTATTCATGGCACAAAGTCTTCTGTAGCAACTTCCGCGACGCAACCGACATCGCCTTCGACAGCACCCGGAACTCCTGCCAAGAAGGAAAGCATGATGACCTCCATCATCGAGAACACCAAGACTCCCCCCTCGGTGGGAGATATCGTGGAAGGTAAAGTTATATCAAATGATAAGTCTGGCGTATACATCGATCTTTCTCCCATAGGAACTGGAATTATCTTTGGGCGAGAATATATAAACGCTCGGGACATCATCAAGAAGGTTCTTGTCGGCGACACCATTGCGGCCAAAGTTGTCGACACGGAGAACAAGGACGGTTATATCGAACTTTCTCTCAAGGAAGCTCGCCAGGCCCTCATTTGGAACGAAGCCGAAGACGCAATCAGAGAAAAACAGGTGCTCGAGCTTCCCGTCAAGGAGGCAAACAAGGGCGGGCTCATTATCGAGTGGCAGGGCATATCGGGCTTTCTGCCGGCATCACAGTTGAAGAGCGACCACTACCCGCGCGTGGCTGACGGCGACAAGGACAAAATTCTCGATGAACTGCGAAAGCTTGTCGGGCAGAAAATTTCTGTTTCCATTATTTCCGCCTCTCCAAAAGAAGGCAAGCTCATCTTCTCGGAAAAGAATCGCGAAGAAAAAGACAAGGAGAAAATTATCGAACACTATACCGTCGGCGATGAAATCCAGGGGGAAATTACCGGCGTGGTGGATTTCGGTGTGTTCGTAAAAATCGAGGAAGGACTCGAAGGATTGGTGCATATTTCCGAGATAGATTGGTCCCTTGTTGAAGATCCGAAAGCGCTCTTCAAAGTCCGGGATAAAGTGAAGGTCAAAATCATAGAAATCAAAGAGGGCAAAATTTCCCTATCAATCAAGGCGCTCAAAGAAAACCCATGGGTTGCGGCTTCGAATAAATTTAAAAAGGGAGACGTGGTTTCGGGCGTGGTTATTAAATTCAACCGCCACGGCGCCCTGGCCTCGATTGAAGAAGGCATCGCCGGTTTGGTGCATATTTCGGAGTTTGGGAGCGAAGAGAAGCTTCGAGAAAAGCTCGAGCTCGGAAAATCATATACATTCAAAATCACTCTTTTCGACACCAAGGAGCAAAAAATGGCGCTTTCGTTTGTGGAGCAGAAGTAG
- the lepB gene encoding signal peptidase I codes for MNAAPKNPPPRIPPKSEGAFAELLRFGLIALIIVIPIRFFVAKPFVVSGSSMDPTFLNGEYLIVDELTYRFENPARGDVIIFKYPKDESKYYIKRIIGLPGETVESQGGKITIVNALHPKGFALNEPYLENKSFDSFKITLGDEYFVMGDNRPQSSDSRFWGPVKEALIIGRPVIRLHPITKIAVLPGEFATPE; via the coding sequence ATGAACGCCGCTCCCAAAAATCCTCCGCCTCGCATTCCTCCCAAATCCGAAGGAGCATTCGCCGAGCTCCTTCGATTCGGATTGATTGCTCTTATCATCGTCATCCCGATCCGTTTTTTTGTCGCAAAGCCTTTTGTGGTAAGCGGTTCTTCAATGGATCCTACTTTTCTAAACGGAGAATATTTAATTGTCGACGAGCTCACCTACCGCTTTGAGAATCCTGCGCGTGGCGATGTCATTATTTTCAAATATCCTAAAGACGAGAGCAAATACTACATAAAAAGAATCATCGGTCTGCCAGGGGAAACTGTGGAATCTCAAGGCGGAAAAATAACTATCGTCAATGCACTGCATCCAAAGGGCTTTGCCTTAAATGAGCCGTATTTGGAAAACAAATCGTTTGACTCGTTCAAAATCACTTTGGGCGACGAGTATTTCGTCATGGGGGACAACAGGCCTCAAAGCTCCGACTCTAGATTCTGGGGACCGGTAAAGGAAGCCCTCATCATCGGACGGCCGGTCATTCGCCTTCATCCAATAACCAAAATTGCAGTTTTACCGGGCGAATTCGCGACTCCCGAGTAA
- the pth gene encoding aminoacyl-tRNA hydrolase, whose translation MSYIIVGLGNPGEEYENTRHNVGRMALMSFQKEQDFPEWKLNSKINALISEKNLPNIGKVTLILPEAFMNNSGKSLTTVITSKKKAKELVVVHDDLDLPQGKVKISFNKSAGGHRGVQNIVNKIKTEEFVRVRIGISPETKKGIKKPQGEKAVLDFILGKLKPEEEKQFKKEFKTISKALLILLGEGWSKAASVYGSL comes from the coding sequence ATGTCTTACATCATCGTTGGTCTAGGCAACCCCGGAGAAGAATATGAAAATACCCGACATAATGTTGGACGGATGGCTCTCATGTCGTTTCAGAAAGAGCAAGATTTTCCGGAGTGGAAGCTGAACTCAAAAATAAATGCTTTAATTTCAGAAAAAAATTTGCCGAACATAGGCAAGGTTACTCTGATTTTGCCGGAGGCATTTATGAACAACTCTGGCAAAAGCCTGACGACAGTTATTACGAGCAAAAAGAAAGCAAAGGAGCTTGTCGTCGTTCACGATGATTTAGACCTTCCGCAGGGCAAGGTGAAAATTTCGTTCAACAAGAGCGCGGGAGGTCATCGCGGGGTTCAAAATATCGTAAACAAAATTAAGACGGAAGAATTTGTCCGAGTGCGAATCGGCATTTCTCCAGAAACAAAAAAAGGCATAAAAAAACCGCAAGGCGAGAAAGCCGTCCTCGATTTTATTCTCGGAAAACTCAAACCCGAAGAAGAGAAGCAATTCAAAAAAGAATTTAAGACAATCTCAAAAGCCCTCTTGATTCTCTTAGGGGAAGGCTGGAGCAAAGCGGCGAGTGTGTATGGTAGCTTGTAG
- the ybeY gene encoding rRNA maturation RNase YbeY, translated as MQNTSSHFSITNTTKGKLPGLPFSGMKNSVLGKSYLLSLVIVGDSRSRKLNLRYRRKNKPANVLAFPLSEQEGEIFLNLARAKREAKLFERNEKNFAGFLFIHALTHLKGFTHSSRMESEEVVVRKKFGI; from the coding sequence ATGCAGAATACTTCCAGCCACTTTTCCATAACCAACACCACAAAAGGCAAGCTTCCGGGCTTGCCTTTTTCGGGCATGAAAAATTCCGTGTTAGGAAAATCATATTTACTTAGTCTCGTGATTGTGGGCGACTCCCGTTCTCGCAAGCTCAACCTTCGCTATCGCCGTAAAAACAAGCCGGCCAATGTCCTCGCGTTCCCTTTAAGCGAACAAGAGGGAGAAATTTTTTTAAATCTCGCGAGAGCAAAACGTGAAGCAAAACTTTTTGAAAGAAATGAGAAAAATTTTGCCGGATTTCTCTTTATCCACGCACTCACGCATTTGAAAGGTTTCACTCATAGTAGTAGAATGGAGAGTGAGGAAGTTGTAGTCCGAAAAAAATTCGGGATTTAA
- a CDS encoding His/Gly/Thr/Pro-type tRNA ligase C-terminal domain-containing protein: protein MVTIHKKKVLKRKVKSRHRAKSRSVEKSAEIAYYYGFTHAVPFKLKKEDFDIARKVLELKEENELEKHIFSIRPEEKVALFRNFLKDNPSPLSQPLMLYYERIDGGRVRALPNEKRFYLDIIGTTKSIAEAVLIKTALEILKDEGYENLQIEINSIGDKDSMSSFMRDLSNYYRKNINTLSAHCRQALKDDPFDVLLCDNEKCQSQKGNAPHPIDSLSETARKHFGEVLEYLETLKIPYKISTDLLHSRKLCMGTIFSIKDTDTGTTLAVGLRYNSLSKKIGYKKELGAAGIFVHYKKGTGSVKKLKRKFKSAKIYFIQLGFEAKLKSLEIVEILRKEKIPLAQGLVKDKLAPQLEVAERLKVPYSIIMGQKEALEGSIIVRDMATRCQETIPIARLAEYLKKIKG from the coding sequence ATGGTTACTATCCATAAAAAAAAAGTCCTGAAACGAAAGGTAAAAAGCAGACACAGAGCCAAGTCGCGGAGCGTGGAGAAGTCTGCCGAGATTGCTTACTACTATGGCTTCACCCATGCAGTCCCGTTTAAACTTAAAAAAGAAGACTTCGACATCGCCCGCAAAGTTTTAGAACTGAAGGAAGAAAATGAATTGGAAAAACACATCTTTTCAATACGTCCCGAAGAAAAAGTAGCTCTCTTCCGAAATTTTCTCAAAGATAATCCGAGTCCCCTAAGCCAGCCCTTGATGCTCTACTATGAACGCATCGATGGAGGGAGAGTGCGGGCGCTTCCCAATGAAAAACGCTTCTATCTGGACATTATCGGCACGACGAAAAGCATTGCCGAAGCGGTTCTCATAAAAACGGCACTTGAAATTTTAAAAGATGAGGGTTACGAAAATCTACAAATCGAAATCAACAGCATTGGAGACAAAGACTCCATGTCAAGCTTCATGCGTGACCTCTCGAACTATTACAGAAAAAATATAAATACGCTTTCCGCTCATTGCCGTCAGGCACTCAAGGACGACCCCTTCGACGTTCTGCTTTGCGATAACGAGAAATGCCAATCACAGAAAGGAAATGCCCCGCACCCCATCGACTCGCTCTCGGAAACCGCGAGAAAACATTTCGGAGAGGTTCTGGAATATCTGGAGACTTTGAAAATTCCCTACAAAATCAGCACCGACCTTCTCCATTCAAGAAAGCTTTGCATGGGAACTATTTTTTCGATTAAAGACACCGACACGGGAACCACCCTTGCAGTTGGCCTCCGCTATAACAGTCTTTCCAAAAAAATCGGTTACAAAAAAGAGCTCGGAGCGGCGGGCATTTTCGTCCATTACAAAAAAGGAACCGGCAGTGTAAAAAAGCTGAAGAGAAAATTTAAATCCGCCAAAATTTATTTTATCCAGCTCGGCTTTGAGGCAAAATTGAAGAGCCTTGAAATCGTGGAAATCCTGCGTAAGGAAAAAATCCCTCTGGCGCAGGGCCTCGTCAAAGACAAATTAGCACCCCAGCTCGAGGTCGCCGAAAGATTGAAAGTGCCCTATTCGATTATCATGGGCCAGAAGGAGGCGCTCGAAGGAAGCATCATTGTTCGTGATATGGCTACGCGTTGCCAAGAAACGATTCCAATAGCTAGACTTGCGGAATATTTGAAGAAGATAAAGGGGTAG
- a CDS encoding cell division protein FtsA — protein sequence MARNISIGIDIGSYEVKVLVCEAGGIAEKGFPRVLGAGFSESKGLRNGYIVNSAEVTRSIGLAIRQAEKSSGIKIKKAYVALGGIGLESRISHGSIMISRADSEITDLDVSHAIAASEKEIPRQISLNRKIIHTIPLQFKIDGKTVWGRPHGMKAAKLDVKTLFITCLEQHVNDIILCLEELGVEAEDLIASPIAASLVTINKLQKIAGCVLANIGSETVSVVVYENDIPISLEVFPIGSTDITNDIALGFKIPLEDAESAKRDRRDGGEHPKKKMEEIIDARLSDIFELIENHLKKIGRDGLLPAGIVFIGGGSLLNTIPEFAMRSLKLPSKVSDLAIQGNMKSPVRNVVFAVAYGLCLLGFTNTLEDAIGIKRGLRFLKSLAKTVVGWVKQFLP from the coding sequence ATGGCACGCAACATTTCAATTGGAATAGATATTGGTTCTTACGAGGTCAAAGTACTCGTCTGCGAAGCGGGAGGCATCGCGGAGAAGGGTTTTCCTCGCGTGCTGGGAGCAGGATTTTCTGAATCCAAAGGACTTCGCAACGGTTATATCGTGAATTCCGCCGAGGTAACGCGAAGCATTGGTCTTGCCATCCGTCAGGCCGAAAAGAGCTCGGGAATTAAAATCAAAAAGGCGTACGTCGCTCTTGGAGGAATCGGTCTCGAGAGTCGCATATCGCACGGAAGCATCATGATATCGCGCGCCGACAGCGAGATTACCGATCTTGATGTGAGCCATGCCATTGCCGCGAGCGAAAAGGAAATTCCGCGACAAATTTCTTTGAATCGCAAAATTATCCACACCATTCCCCTTCAATTCAAGATTGACGGAAAAACGGTCTGGGGACGTCCACATGGCATGAAGGCGGCAAAGCTTGACGTTAAGACTCTCTTCATAACCTGTCTCGAACAACATGTAAACGACATAATTCTATGCCTGGAAGAGCTCGGTGTGGAGGCCGAAGATCTCATCGCCTCGCCGATCGCGGCAAGCCTTGTCACAATAAACAAATTGCAAAAAATCGCCGGCTGTGTCCTTGCAAATATCGGCTCAGAAACGGTTTCAGTGGTAGTCTACGAAAACGACATCCCCATATCTCTCGAGGTATTTCCCATAGGCTCAACCGATATTACCAATGACATCGCCCTCGGCTTTAAAATTCCTCTCGAGGATGCCGAGTCCGCAAAGCGCGATAGGAGAGATGGTGGCGAGCACCCAAAGAAAAAAATGGAAGAAATCATTGACGCGAGATTGAGCGATATTTTTGAGCTCATAGAAAATCACCTAAAAAAAATCGGAAGAGACGGTCTCCTGCCCGCAGGCATCGTGTTCATCGGCGGTGGCTCGCTCTTAAACACCATCCCCGAATTTGCAATGCGGTCCTTGAAGCTCCCTTCGAAGGTCTCGGATCTGGCGATTCAGGGAAATATGAAGTCGCCCGTCCGAAACGTTGTTTTCGCTGTAGCTTACGGTCTGTGCCTTTTGGGCTTCACCAATACTCTTGAAGACGCTATCGGAATAAAGCGAGGTCTCAGATTTCTAAAGTCTTTGGCAAAAACTGTTGTCGGATGGGTAAAACAGTTTCTCCCCTAG